A window of Plodia interpunctella isolate USDA-ARS_2022_Savannah chromosome 3, ilPloInte3.2, whole genome shotgun sequence genomic DNA:
CCATCTTCCTTTTCAGGACTTTGTATGCCAACTTCTGCAGCCGCGGTGTGATCGCGACCACCTGGTGCGGCCGTGCCGGGCGTACTGCCGCGCCTTCCACGCGGGCTGCGGCGCGCGGCTGCCGGACCGCCTGCGACCGCACTTCGACTGCTCGCGCTTCCCGGACTACTTCGGACCTGGATCCTGTACCCCAGAAGCAGGTTCGATCTTTTGTTCGAAGATGCTAATTGCTGGTATAtacaatagtatttttatactgtTGGGGAAAAAAGCAATTATCACAGGTTTTTCTTTGTGAAGTTTGGGAAGCCCCAGGGCATGGACGTAGGAAGGTATGGGTAGGCGGGGACAGCTACTCCCTTAGAAGAGCAGTTGTTCGCTGCTAAACTTACGCTCTGACGAGGTTCATGCCTTGCGAGGTTTCTTATAAGATCTAAGAAATTAACAGATTTGAAGCGTGGCTTGTAAAATCCACCAATACGGAATGTTATCTCttagttaagttttttttaacatcattCTAAAAATCACTTAGTACAAGGatagctttttttatttcttatagaaaaaataatataatatgagaTTTTCTTTGGCTACCCATTCCTTACCCCAGGGCAGTGGATCCGACGGCCAATCGTTAAATCCATCCTCAAGCTCAAATTAAGGTACCCTGTCTTCATGATTTAATATCGCATATATACGCATAATATTATCGTATCCCCTCAGACTGCAGCGGCGGTCTCCAGCGACTGGCGCTGTCGCGGCGCGCGTGCGACGGCGTGCCGGACTGCGCGGGCGCGGAGGACGAGCGCGGATGCGCGCACTGCGCGGGCGCTGGGGGCGCAGGGGACGCGGGGGGCGCGGGGGGCGCGGCGCTGCGCTGTGCGCTGCACGCGCGCTGTCTGCCGCCGCATCTACGCTGCGACGGCACGCCCGACTGCCCCGACGGCAGCGATGAGGCTGGTTGCTGttagtatttttcaataagtaCTATTATTGAATCTGACTTCTTTTTGGGGCTACATAGGTGTCATATTATTAATcgctaaataaaagaaatagcaAACATGTAATGGTGGCGCTTGCCTCTATAAAGAAGgtcttacataaataattgtgaaCTCACCTACACctcattctacttggggcaaaaatacattttttgtataactttcgaaccgttggtccgattttgatgaaatttaaaaggtatgtaggatctgtcaatggaatttttaagttcgtgtggcaacaaaatcggctaagtcgtttttgaaatattcacaattttgtacaaacaaaaaaagcgCTACTGAAACTGTGCGCTGGCTCTACTGTTGATTATACATGCATATAATGTACTaaacaaatataggtttttagtagatccataaaaaaatatataactataaggcattttatatgtaaaaagtataatgtaaattaaaaggtgCATGTTGACTATTATTACTACACAAGCATATTAATCCTTatgattaaaagttatttcctcatcaagataaattttgtcttttactgcacataaattggatgaatagattctgaaatatcgtagaattaaaaaatacgcacgccaaattattttatgtaggtacctatatattgttGAACACGGCACGCTGCCGTGTGAAGCCAAAAGACTGTAACTTTGAAAAGGGTGTTTTGAGATATTTGACATCATCATACCTatcttatatgtaaaaaaaaaatgtattcgcgaggtctacgttCACGGCGAACGACTACTTAGtagaaatagaataaaattctgtatataaaatttccatGTCATGATTTCAGTATGGATCGCTCGATCCCTGGCATCCTGGAGACGCGAGAATGGAGAGACGACGCTTGGGGCGGTGCGGAGCAGAGCGGGGTACGCGGTGTGGGCGGAGCGCGGGCGGGACGGCAAGATCTGCGCGGCGCCCTACGACAGCGACAAGCGGGCGCTGACCAGCGTCGCCACCTCGCTGTGTAGAGCTTTGACTTTCAGGttcattttgtcaaaaaataactgtaaagCCTGAATTGAATgactgaaattatttatttcagactgtgaacatacataaacaatgcaaataattaataattttattcaaaatttcacttTACTGTGCTACTAAACGATATTGTTGAACGGTAGAATACACAAAATCTATACTCTTGAGGGTAGAGTACTAATTTGCTGACTAGGTAGTTACTAACTCTGCCGCCATCTATGAATGCATAGatatatacgtatttattaCCTAACAGGTCAGCATTAAGTGCAGAAGTAGTGCCTGACTCTGAAGAAGAAATAGAACTGGAGCATAATGAGACAGAGACGGCGATAAAAGAAAGGCCAGAATATGTAGAAGTTGTGGATCCATTTGCGCCGGAGATATCATTCCAAAAGAGCGATTGTCCGCAGCGGAAAGTCATTAAAGTCACTTGTGATAACTTGGGTAAGTTAACTTTACCTATTCGAAGCCCCATTTGTTgtggtatttaaaaaaggtaaattatttaccttttgattattatacatatatttataatattcacttcaaaaatcaaatacttAGCATATTGCAAATTAGTCATTTTGTAAATCAGAAATGACATAGTTTGTTTgctacctacttacttatattgatttttaaagttttcatctcaatagaaataaataataaaaataaactgattgTGTGCTTTtacgtaagtatataataCGTTATAGTTGTTACAACCGGTCGGACTCTCGTACCGAAGCttcctttaaatattttttttgttatgtacatCAATATATTAATGATGCTTGTTAAGAATGCGGAGTACCATCGGCCTTGGGCAGCCGGGCGCGGAGCGGGGTGGAGGGGCTGAGCCGGTCGGGCGCTCCGGGGCACTGGCCCTGGCACGCGGCGCTGCTGCGCGCGCACGTGCACGCGTGCGACGCCGCGCTCGTGCACCCCGCCTGGCTTGTCACCACCGCCTCCTGCTTCCAGGTATTGTTCTCAAGGCAAATACATTATGTAAGATACTTGGTGGCAGAATCACAAAGCTTCGTGGTGGTTCTGaactttaacaaattttaGGTTTTAGGCTAACATGGTGTTTAAGAGCTGTGGAAAGTGATGTGGTTGGGACTTGCCCACTGCTGGCTAGCAAATATCGAGTCGCGAGATAAATTCAGACCATCatcctaattttatttctttgacgCAACTGAGATGTTCATTTAATGTGCAGGGACAACCGAAAGCTGAATGGACTGCTAGACTAGGAACTGTCCGAATTCTAAGTACAACCCCGTGGCAACAAGAACAACGTATCGTGGGCATGGTCCGATCGCCGGTAGAAGGCAGCATGTTAGCTCTCGTCAGATTGGAGGAGCCGGTCGAAATGACAGACTTCGTGCGCCCTCTGTGTTTGCCCGAAGAGAATGTAGCCGATAATGATAACAACAGCGTTTGTAACACACTGGGCTGGACGAGGAATAGGGACCAGTTGCAAAGGGTACATGTGACCATCAGTCCGATGAATACTTGCGAGAATGTCAGCATTGCTACAGTGAATGGAATATGTGCTGAACCTCTTTATGACCAAGATGATTGTGACGTAAgtataatcaaatttaattagtgTAAGAACCCATTGCATTAcatatacaatttgttttgatgTGTAATCTATGAAAATGATACACAATAATGAGTAAAACATTGTGATacatttctattgttttttacagGAAGAAGAATATGCAGGAAGTTCTATGATGTGCTTCAATCATAAATTAAAGCGCTGGTCTTTGATTGGAGTCAGTGGATGGCGCATTGCATGTTCCAAAATAGGACTTGGGAGGCCAAGGATCTACGACGCAGTTGCATCACATGTAGATTGGATTCGAAGAACCATCTCTAATTCTGCTAGATGACCATAATTAATCTACTTGAAACTTTTGAAGACTGTATGTAAACTAAATAGGTACCagagataataattatgtcaatTGGTTATTTTAGAATCCAGTACAAATtggatattaaataaaagtatatgtaatatctgtatttttatataaatatgaattgtgaatcaaagtacctacctatgttgTAAAATACTCAAGGTTTAAATCTTAACATcttgttcaattttaaaacttttattacatGTTAATGATGatagttatgttttattattactaaaaattaattactttagtaataagattaatttattgcaatgtataatattagcactaaattttactgtaaataaatttttatgaatacaacaaatttagaaaattttatttcagaataaaagtAATGATTCCAGAATTTACATGTCTacgtgaaattttaaatatttatcaaatattttatgagctcacatacaatatttgataaatatttaaaaattcatccTCAGAACCCAAtatcaaaattcaataatgggtgtaaatatttttatgaatgcaTAAGTAACTTCAAGTAAGGTCAGTCCAAGGGCATGTTAAACCAATTATCTGTCTATTATAGTTtctctgagcattttcccgcCTTTTTAACACCCCTATAGAATATTGTAGCTCAGGGTCCATAGTACAAACATTCAATTTGTGATATGAGTGTTATTATAGacacacaaataaaaactacacCATACTCTACATCAACATGTATTGATTACactattaaattaatctatattacatcactatcactacaataataaattatttcaacacACCTTCCTCTTTTAATTCTTTTCTAATATTTGCTTGCACATGGTCTGGGAAATTCTTTAGCTcgtcatttatataattgtgtaaATCCTGCAAAGGTTTATAGTACTGGTGTACGACCTGTGAACCAGTGAGCATAGATAGCATAGCAGCTGCAGTGAAAGACAGGTACTGGCTCCAAGTCACACCGGCTGGCATATTATACTGCTGAATATTTTCTAATCTTCTCTTCAACTATGTCGTGAGCTTGACGTTTCTtgaatgtattataaaaattcacTTCACCGACTCGCCAATTTATCATCGAAAACTCCAGAGCAGCTcccaatacaaaaaatattggcaGAAATCTATAAATACCGAAGGTTTTCTTTCCAGGCCATTTGTTTACAATCTTATGAATCCAGCCAATTCTCATTGccttgaaataataaaagtttaggGAACGACTAATCAGTTTAAAGGCTGGTAGAAGTAAGACAAAAATTTATCGCagagatatttttaacatcatTTGCTATAATTTCCTTCCTTACTAATATAACCTCAAACAACAGAAGACAGAAACCCAACAGAAACCCCAAAAATCAACTAACCAACGTGATGTCAATGGCAACgtcaattttatatcaaatgatatatcaatgtcaaaatttgattgATATCAAAATCTCAACCTTAACGTTGGAAAAATCATgtttttggcgaacgatggagccatgaaacttaaaaaaaaattgatctgAGATCTAGGTAGGTAAGGTACAATGCTGAGATAtgacagaaatatttttattctctcTTCCGGAGTAGGTAAAGTATAATTACCTGTATGTGGCCCACAGATATAACAATGTTCATTATATATCTGTGATGTGGCCGCATACATCATGCATACGTCTCTCCAAGCGGcccaaccttttttttttgtttacgcaGGCGGGATTGCATTTAcacactgagtgtgggactcccgGGCCAAGTGCccggactacccactaaaGCCCAGCGTTTTCGCACATGCCGTTAGTGGGGGCGCCATGGAATCGCGAACATTCTaccacgacgccccccggCGTTGCCTTTCGGCACCAACCAGGCTAGCCGCATGCCATCCAGTCTGGAatcagaccggaggcagcggctctcctaATCGCCGTCTGGTGATAATGGCCGTTGCCGGCCTCCAATGTTGAGCAGGGATCCATTGCTAGACCCTGCTGTTCCCCCCCTATGGGGTATAGGGGGGGAACAGCAGGGTCCAGATTTGCTAGCGGCTAACAAGATCCCTAAACGGGGAGGTATCATTAAAGACTAGGCCCTTAGGCCTTAACTGTTTTATACCAATACAGATGTTGCTTACGCCTTCTTTATTCTTCAGTGGACTATAgccacttttatttaaaaaaaaattacaaaagacTTGTGCTAGAACCTTTTGCCTCCTCAATGAAACGagagaataaacaaaaaaaaaattctagatAATTATTGTCAATGTCATGTCAGACAGAAAGTTAAAATGATCAATCAAATCTTGAGAAGTCGGTCGATGGTATATCTTGTTTGAAACTTTCTTGTTGTTGTTTCAGAATTaacactataataaaaaataatttgaaaacataatattttcaccGTATTGAAACGGATGGTGCTTAAAATATTACGGATTTTCTGTCCAATAACAGGTTTCTAAACGAGGATTCGTCGATTCGCTTGTtggatttgaaaaataatataagtacttacctaataatTTTACCCATGGTTCTTCAAACACCTTTATGAAGAAAGATCTAAGAGGCGAGACAAGCATGTGAATTCACTTCATAACATTATCTTGATTGATCTAGTGAATAGTGATATGAGTCAtagtaagaattttaaaataaaacataagcaACAATTTTATGAACATGTAGTTCCTATTAAAATAACAGAGAGTAGGAAATTGAAATTACATGCCGAGAGCTGGGGAATAATCACACATTACTATTTggaatcaattaaaattaactgtaGTAAAGAAGGAGTAACATCTACTGTTGCAATGTTGAAAGTTGGCGATATTTCTGGACAAGTTGTATGTGTTTTAAGGGGTGGTGCAGTTGGGGCTTTATTTGATCTTTCAGCTGATGAGTGGTTGCAAGTAGAAAAGCTTTGTAATTATGGTCAACAGTTATTTTACAGGTACTTCAAAGATGGACTTAAGAATAGTTTCAgttatgaacaaaaaatattttataatttttgtgctagcaatcaaaaaaataatgttcttgTGGCTGTGTTTCGCAGAGGTATAAACCAAAGAAACAAAGATAAAAATGATgcatttcttgaaattttagaaCTCACAGAATGTAATGGGTACATGTTAGACCTGTATATAAATggaattagaaataaataagtttatacttattgattaaataatgtaatcaggaaataaaaatttttttagcaCATCTTTGATTCTCATTttgtaacttaaatatttaattctgtCTTTAATCAATATTGAAAGCTTTggtatttatcataaaaatgtgttaataTTATCCATGATTTAAGAAAGAATAAACATGTGTTTTATCTATCctgcttaattaaaaattattgttagtattgaaaaaaatattacagaacataaaaaaaaattgtacaatataatttttttacactatgCTATATAATGGATATTTCCcaatagtacagtcaacagcacatcaacctacccaaatacATAGCTAACTCGTTATTACCGCGCCGCCGCACACTGGTTCGAAAATCGTATATGGTGGACTTAGGGATCAAAGTGCAGCTATCacgctgattttttttttacatactccTTTTAACAATAGCTTTGACTTTTGTTAATAAGGTTTTTGCTAAAAAgtgcattttcatatttaaaaaaaatactgtttatttttttgtatggagaaaaagtaataatcataaaaatctttgaaatggTAATACTGTTAGGCAGGGCGGCTAGTAGGCGTTATAGTCCGCACAATTCTCAACATTTTATACCTTGAAGTCATATTCATATGTCTGCCGCTTTGGCGTCCACAGCGCTTGGAAATTttccttattaaatatataggcaTCATAAACTAAATTACCGTACCCATACTACGTGACCCGTTCAGAGGCGGATGGGGAGTCTTTTAAAATACCCGTACTTGATCATACGAAGGCTGGGGGGGAGGTCAGGATTAcgatgaaatttttgattgaGATGAAATTTCATACTATTAATGATGAAACGATTATCTTTTTAAAGCAAGACCTTTGCGACAAGCACACAAAATTTATACCGTGCgagaattttatacattagatATTGACTATGTT
This region includes:
- the LOC128683578 gene encoding atrial natriuretic peptide-converting enzyme isoform X1 codes for the protein MTFSGSMKESKSRGVKDTWESELGYGWSRNGHRRCARHRGPESTMSVSSDIRFTRRKMSRSCRGCCAAAASLLVLLLLAAVAVYLGHMYLFGDPLNRQTFRGSFVISPGAEEEVGDPETRGNATREGFLQAAITKLYRTSELRSCFVAADVLALDSAEDGMRVHFEMSFEPIFTAVSTSEVRAVLARELASPDYLRNVTALPDTLLVEENSAISLELKETETTTDDTPTTEAIAEVVEEQRECALVTLGLCSHLPYNTTAYPNLVGHQSKEAMHADLVAFRELLDAECSHLAQDFVCQLLQPRCDRDHLVRPCRAYCRAFHAGCGARLPDRLRPHFDCSRFPDYFGPGSCTPEADCSGGLQRLALSRRACDGVPDCAGAEDERGCAHCAGAGGAGDAGGAGGAALRCALHARCLPPHLRCDGTPDCPDGSDEAGCLWIARSLASWRRENGETTLGAVRSRAGYAVWAERGRDGKICAAPYDSDKRALTSVATSLCRALTFRSALSAEVVPDSEEEIELEHNETETAIKERPEYVEVVDPFAPEISFQKSDCPQRKVIKVTCDNLECGVPSALGSRARSGVEGLSRSGAPGHWPWHAALLRAHVHACDAALVHPAWLVTTASCFQGQPKAEWTARLGTVRILSTTPWQQEQRIVGMVRSPVEGSMLALVRLEEPVEMTDFVRPLCLPEENVADNDNNSVCNTLGWTRNRDQLQRVHVTISPMNTCENVSIATVNGICAEPLYDQDDCDEEEYAGSSMMCFNHKLKRWSLIGVSGWRIACSKIGLGRPRIYDAVASHVDWIRRTISNSAR
- the sloth2 gene encoding ubiquinol-cytochrome-c reductase complex assembly factor 6, which encodes MPAGVTWSQYLSFTAAAMLSMLTGSQVVHQYYKPLQDLHNYINDELKNFPDHVQANIRKELKEEGVLK
- the sloth1 gene encoding small integral membrane protein 4 produces the protein MRIGWIHKIVNKWPGKKTFGIYRFLPIFFVLGAALEFSMINWRVGEVNFYNTFKKRQAHDIVEEKIRKYSAV
- the LOC128683578 gene encoding atrial natriuretic peptide-converting enzyme isoform X2, with translation MSVSSDIRFTRRKMSRSCRGCCAAAASLLVLLLLAAVAVYLGHMYLFGDPLNRQTFRGSFVISPGAEEEVGDPETRGNATREGFLQAAITKLYRTSELRSCFVAADVLALDSAEDGMRVHFEMSFEPIFTAVSTSEVRAVLARELASPDYLRNVTALPDTLLVEENSAISLELKETETTTDDTPTTEAIAEVVEEQRECALVTLGLCSHLPYNTTAYPNLVGHQSKEAMHADLVAFRELLDAECSHLAQDFVCQLLQPRCDRDHLVRPCRAYCRAFHAGCGARLPDRLRPHFDCSRFPDYFGPGSCTPEADCSGGLQRLALSRRACDGVPDCAGAEDERGCAHCAGAGGAGDAGGAGGAALRCALHARCLPPHLRCDGTPDCPDGSDEAGCLWIARSLASWRRENGETTLGAVRSRAGYAVWAERGRDGKICAAPYDSDKRALTSVATSLCRALTFRSALSAEVVPDSEEEIELEHNETETAIKERPEYVEVVDPFAPEISFQKSDCPQRKVIKVTCDNLECGVPSALGSRARSGVEGLSRSGAPGHWPWHAALLRAHVHACDAALVHPAWLVTTASCFQGQPKAEWTARLGTVRILSTTPWQQEQRIVGMVRSPVEGSMLALVRLEEPVEMTDFVRPLCLPEENVADNDNNSVCNTLGWTRNRDQLQRVHVTISPMNTCENVSIATVNGICAEPLYDQDDCDEEEYAGSSMMCFNHKLKRWSLIGVSGWRIACSKIGLGRPRIYDAVASHVDWIRRTISNSAR